The sequence TCTGGGGTTGGCTGCGGTCATCCACCAGCGTGTAAACCGGCACTTTTGATTCATCTAGACTCAGGTACGCGATCCGCTGGCTGTCCGGCGACCACCAGAAAGCGCGGAAGGTGCCGCGGCCATAGATCTCCTCCTGGTAGACCCAATCCAGGCGGCCGTTGAACAGCGTTGCGGATCCGCCGCGGGTGAGCTGGGTCTCCTTGCCCGTTGCGAGGTCCACCGCGTACAAGTCATTGCCCCGGAGATAGGCGACCTTTTTTCCGTCGGGGCTGAAGGTCGGATCGTCCTTGGGTTCCTTGGAGGAAGTGAGCCGTTGGGCCCTGGGGCCATCTTTTCCCAGCTCGATAGCGTAGAGGTCCGCATCCACCGCCACGATGAACTGGCGGAAATCCTTGTCCCAGGTGAAATTTCCGCGATTGACCGCACGCTTGGCGAGGTCCTGATCCACGCCGAGTTTCACCAGTTCCGCCACGACCTGGTCGGGCTCGACATGGGCGGAGCTCGAATTTTTTTTCAGGTCGATGCGCGTGGCGCTGAGTTTCCCCTCTTCGGTCTTGGTCGCGAGCAACGCTCCGTCCGGCATCCAATCGAAATGTGTCTTCGGCCTTTCCAGGAAGGGCAGCTTTTTCGTCGGGTGGTACAGGCTTTCAAGGCTCAGCACGGTGCTGCCTGTCAGCCTAGGCTCGCCTTGCTGGGGCGCGGTGGCTGGCATCTGGGCCGCGAGGGCTGTTGTGAAGAGCAACGTAAGCAGTCGATGGTTCATTGGTTGGTCCTAATAAAATTTCAGAATGAAATTTTAATCACTCGGGCAGATGCATCCGCGTCAGGTTCCGGTGGCCGTCCTTGGTCACCAGCACGTTGTCTTCGATTCGGATGCCTCCGAAGGGCGTGAGGGCATCAATGAGCGTCCAATTGAATTTGGCGGAATGCTGGGTTTTATCGCCGGTCCGGAAGGGGCGCAGGAGCATGGGGATGAAGTAGAGGCCTGGCTCCACGGTGAAGACGTTGCCTTCCTCGATCATGCGGGTGGTGCGCAGGAAAGGGTGTTCCGGCGGCTGCGGAGCCGGGGCGCCGTCGGGTCCCAACTGCTTGCCAGCGACATCGTGGACCTGGATTCCCAGGTGATGGCCGAGCCCGTGCGGGAAGAATGGCTTGGTATAGCCGTTGGCCACGGCGTCATCGCGATCCGTGTCCCGCAGGAAGCCCTGGTCCAGCAGGATGTCGGCGATCTTGAAATGGGCCTGGTGGTGGAATTCGCCGTAGTGCAGGCCCGGCTTCACCAGGGCGCACAGCTCCTGCTGCATTCTTTCCATCGAAGCCAGCAGGTCCACGAAACGCGGGTCGCAGCGGGGCGCGGCAAAGGTGCGCGTGATGTCGGAGGCGTAGGCCTGGTGGCGGGCGCCGGCGTCCAGAAGCAGGGTGGCGCCGTCCCGCGGCGTTTTTCGCTTGCCGTGGTAGTGGAGGATGGCGCCCATCTCATTGAGGGCCACGATGCTGGTGTAGGGCAGGTCTTCGTCCACGCAGCCCACGGCCTGGATGTAGGCCCAGTGGATTTCCAGTTCGGAAGCTCCACCCAGGAAAGCCTGCCTGGCCGCGCGATGGCCCCGCGCGCCCATCTGCTGCGCCTCATCCATGCAGGCCAGTTCGTAGGAGGTTTTGAAACTGCGGGTCCAGTCCAGATGCTTGGTGATGTTTTCAGGGTTCACTTCCAAGCCTGCCGCCTCGGCGCGCTTGGGCTCGTCGCCGATGTAGGCGCCCTTGGGACAGGCGCCGAGGGCCGCCCAGACTTCATCCACCGTGCCGCATTCGGCCAGGTCGAAGCCATCGGCCCAGAAGGGAGAGCCCAGCGGCGATTGGAGATACCAGAAATCCTCGGGCGCGTAGCGGATCAGGATGGGTTTCTTGCCCGGCTGGATCTTGAGCAGGTGCTGTGGCCCTTCCATCGGGCACCAGTGCAGGAAATGGGGCGTCCCATAGAAGGGCGCCTCGCGGTCGTCGGCGAAATAGTCGAACTGCACGCCGCTGCTGACCACCAGGGTCTCGAAGCCCGTGCGGGCCATGGCCGCTTCGCCATCTTTCATGCGCTGGGCCAGGTGTTCACGGAAGAGCGGCGCAAGATCCATGGGTTCACTCCGGAAAAAGGACGGGTCCTCAATCATGCCCGCACCCGCAGCCTCCGGTGAAGCCAGGCGCGCGGGCCGCCCTTATTCCTTCAACGCCCTCCTTGAGGATCAACAGCCCAAGCAGGATCGCCGCGGCGCCATCCAGCCACCAGAGGCCCGGGCTCAGCATGAACAGCAGGCTCCCGGCGAAGAGCACCATCGAAAGCCGGATGCAGGCCAGGCTGCAGGCCGCATCGCTTCTCAGGGCCGCGCTGTCCAGGGCGGCTGCCGCGCGGGTCTTGGCGCGCCACAGGAAGAACATGAAAGCCAGGGATAGGCTCGAGATCACGAGGCCCGGCAGAGTGGTGGGTGGATGATGGCCTGAGACAAGCTG comes from Holophagaceae bacterium and encodes:
- the pepQ gene encoding Xaa-Pro dipeptidase codes for the protein MDLAPLFREHLAQRMKDGEAAMARTGFETLVVSSGVQFDYFADDREAPFYGTPHFLHWCPMEGPQHLLKIQPGKKPILIRYAPEDFWYLQSPLGSPFWADGFDLAECGTVDEVWAALGACPKGAYIGDEPKRAEAAGLEVNPENITKHLDWTRSFKTSYELACMDEAQQMGARGHRAARQAFLGGASELEIHWAYIQAVGCVDEDLPYTSIVALNEMGAILHYHGKRKTPRDGATLLLDAGARHQAYASDITRTFAAPRCDPRFVDLLASMERMQQELCALVKPGLHYGEFHHQAHFKIADILLDQGFLRDTDRDDAVANGYTKPFFPHGLGHHLGIQVHDVAGKQLGPDGAPAPQPPEHPFLRTTRMIEEGNVFTVEPGLYFIPMLLRPFRTGDKTQHSAKFNWTLIDALTPFGGIRIEDNVLVTKDGHRNLTRMHLPE
- a CDS encoding cation transporter produces the protein MEGAVSIGFGVSDDSVALWGFGFDSLIEVASAVVVMARLRKGFKAAGTEAERRAVLAIGALFVLLAMVIQLGAILQLVSGHHPPTTLPGLVISSLSLAFMFFLWRAKTRAAAALDSAALRSDAACSLACIRLSMVLFAGSLLFMLSPGLWWLDGAAAILLGLLILKEGVEGIRAARAPGFTGGCGCGHD